In the Lampris incognitus isolate fLamInc1 chromosome 11, fLamInc1.hap2, whole genome shotgun sequence genome, one interval contains:
- the plcl1 gene encoding inactive phospholipase C-like protein 1, with the protein MSERDGYGDGLCSEGAPELIPPRVSRGRRSGVSLPGGGGGGGQDADTAPLEAIKSAPRRSSIIKDPSIQKVGGGRKKTVSFSSMPSEKKVRSAADCLAFMQGGCELKKVRPNSRVYCRFYTLDPDLSCLRWEPSKKDGERARLDIASIREVRTGKSTETFLHNGPLSDHLAEEAAFSIIHGDEYQSLDLVALSADVANIWVTGLRYLVAHPSVIGGAGGVGGLGEGGGLVVEGSPGNKMRNEWLAAEFALVDEDGYGIAPEDVAVATICKLCPGIKEAKVRLRFKEIQRSKEKLTSHVTREEFQEAYCELCTRPDVYFLLVQLSKDRECLDPQDLRLFLETEQGLSLATAEGCLELLRRYEPSAQGRERGLLGLDGFSRYLQSPECQLLDPENLGVCQDMNKPLAHYYISASYRSYLLDDQVHGRADLGGLTKALQAGCRCLELGVTDGPEGEPLLGVDYGSDVPRHHHHHHHHHHHHHHHHNAPVTIRSALEVVNKYAFLTSQYPLLVYLCQRCSPAQQRVLAQHLKKVFGSRLYTPEALPVSLGGRATTLPSPEQLKGRILLVGKKLPPEEEGSEGEVSEEDEEIGGGGPLAGRRMTIPGEEELGVVLVVPPPPQPRRLRLRRELSDLVGIARTGSRSFYAQRPNQKQAHQQTPPSTPSSPSTPVPPEPPYWTLCSLGEGEAGRLTSESPEDLVMFTKRTLTRVRPSSVRLDSSNPNPQGYWKGGVQLVALNQQTPGAMLDLHRGRFTQNGGCGYVLRPAVMREEVSYFSAHTQGCVPGVPPQTLRIKVISAHNLPKPQGAGAKGEVIDPYVVLELHGVPADCAEQRTRTAAQNQDDPLFDETFEFQVNMPELALLRFVVLDDDYIGDDFIGQYSVAFECLQPGYRNVPLLGLAGDPLPHASLFVHVAVTNRRGGGKAHRRGLSVRRVGRRGREYVTLRHTGIKLVDEIFKPASAPLKEATDLREDAQSATVSFKEQCGLPPVAKLKQCIQSLSTRLQSPEGTMGATMVLKEGYPCLEPLVNISEPTRKLLTAYDTMITAQKQLIENADAVQERIAQVQREGMEFHEDLSRLGEKEGLKGRKQNKAVESFIWNITVLKGQCDLLRGAKMDSLDALRQLALACEACGLTSSCTTSPSSTAELHYTSHQVTGHRGSSHGNGRI; encoded by the exons GATCCCTCCATACAGAAGGTGGGTGGAGGCAGGAAGAAGACCGTGTCCTTCAGCAGTATGCCCTCTGAGAAAAAG GTGAGGAGTGCGGCAGACTGCCTGGCCTTCATGCAGGGTGGATGTGAACTGAAAAAGGTTCGTCCCAACTCCAGAGTCTACTGTCGCTTCTACACCCTGGATCCGGACCTCAGCTGCCTGCGCTGGGAACCGTCCAAGAAAGACGGGGAGCGGGCTCGGCTGGACATTGCCAGCATACGGGAAGTCCGCACCGGGAAAAGCACAGAGACCTTCCTCCATAATGGACCCTTATCTGATCATCTAGCAGAGGAGGCTGCCTTCTCAATTATACATGGAGATGAATACCAG TCTCtggacctggtggccctgtcaGCAGATGTGGCCAACATCTGGGTGACGGGCCTACGCTACCTTGTGGCGCACCCCTCGGTCATCGGAGGAGCGGGTGGAGTGGGAGGGCTGGGCGAGGGCGGCGGCCTCGTGGTGGAGGGCAGCCCTGGGAACAAGATGAGGAATGAGTGGCTAGCTGCTGAATTCGCTCTGGTGGATGAGGATGGCTATGGCATCGCACCAGAAGATGTAGCGGTGGCCACCATCTGTAAACTCTGCCCCGGCATCAAGGAGGCCAAG GTTCGTCTACGTTTCAAGGAGATCCAGCGCAGCAAGGAGAAGCTGACCTCCCATGTAACGCGTGAGGAGTTCCAGGAGGCCTACTGTGAGCTTTGCACTCGACCCGATGTCTACTTCCTGTTGGTGCAGCTCTCCAAGGACCGTGAGTGCCTGGACCCACAGGACCTGCGTCTCTTCCTGGAAACAGAGCAGGGCCTGTCCCTGGCCACGGCCGAgggctgcctggagctgctaCGGCGCTATGAACCTTCGGCgcagggtagagagagagggctgCTGGGCCTGGACGGTTTCTCCCGCTATCTGCAGTCCCCTGAATGCCAGCTGCTGGACCCTGAGAACCTGGGGGTGTGCCAGGACATGAACAAGCCCCTGGCACACTATTATATCAG TGCTTCGTATCGTTCCTATTTGCTGGATGATCAAGTCCATGGTAGAGCTGACCTAGGAGGGCTGACCAAGGCCTTGCAGGCCGGCTGCCGATGCCTGGAGTTGGGAGTGACCGATGGACCAGAGGGGGAGCCTTTACTTGGGGTGGACTATGGTTCTGATGTCCCccgacaccaccatcaccaccaccaccaccaccaccatcaccaccatcaccacaatgCCCCTGTTACTATACGCTCTGCTCTGGAGGTGGTCAATAAATACGCCTTCTTGACCTCCCAGTACCCGCTGTTAGTTTACCTGTGCCAGCGATGCTCCCCTGCCCAGCAGCGTGTCCTGGCACAACACCTGAAGAAGGTGTTTGGCTCACGACTTTACACCCCAGAAGCCCTGCCTGTCAGCCTGGGGGGACGGGCTACCACTTTACCCTCCCCTGAGCAGCTGAAGGGGCGCATCCTACTTGTGGGGAAGAAGCTCCCACCAGAGGAGGAAGGCTCTGAGGGGGAAGTGTCCGAGGAGGACGAGGAAATAGGAGGGGGAGGGCCTTTGGCAGGAAGGCGAATGACCATCCCTGGTGAAGAGGAACTGGGCGTGGTCTTGGTTGTGCCCCCACCCCCTCAACCAAGGAGGCTCCGCCTCCGCAGAGAGCTTTCAGACCTGGTCGGCATTGCCCGCACCGGCAGCCGCAGCTTCTATGCACAGAGACCTAATCAGAAACAAGCACACCAACAGACACCTCCCAGTACTCCTTCCTCTCCCAGCACACCAGTGCCTCCTGAGCCCCCATACTGGACGCTGTGCTCCCTCGGGGAGGGAGAGGCTGGGCGGCTGACCAGTGAGAGCCCAGAGGATCTGGTAATGTTCACCAAACGTACCCTGACCCGGGTCAGACCCAGCTCAGTGCGACTGGACTCCAGCAACCCTAACCCGCAGGGCTACTGGAAGGGAGGAGTCCAGCTTGTGGCGTTGAACCAGCAGACCCCTGGTGCCATGCTGGATCTCCACAGAGGACGCTTCACCCAGAACGGAGGCTGTGGTTACGTTCTACGTCCTGCTGTGATGAGAGAGGAGGTGTCGTATTTCAGTGCCCACACACAGGGCTGTGTACCAGGTGTACCACCTCAAACCCTACGCATCAAG GTGATCAGTGCCCATAACCTGCCAAAGCCTCAGGGTGCGGGGGCAAAAGGAGAGGTGATTGACCCGTACGTGGTCCTCGAACTGCACGGCGTACCAGCCGACTGTGCCGAGCAGCGGACACGCACGGCCGCGCAGAACCAGGACGACCCACTGTTTGACGAGACCTTCGAGTTTCAG GTGAACATGCCAGAGCTGGCCCTTCTACGCTTCGTTGTGTTGGACGACGACTACATTGGAGACGATTTCATCGGCCAGTACAGCGTGGCCTTTGAATGCCTGCAGCCCGGCTACCGCAATGTGCCCCTGCTGGGCCTGGCGGGAGACCCCTTACCCCACGCCAGCCTGTTTGTCCACGTAGCGGTCACCAACCGGCGAGGCGGGGGCAAAGCCCACCGCCGTGGGCTGTCGGTCAGGAGGGTGGGGAGGCGGGGGAGGGAGTACGTCACCTTGAGACACACTGGCATCAAATTGGTGGATGAGATCTTCAAGCCGGCAAGTGCACCGCTCAAAGAGGCCACTGACCTGAGGGAGGACGCCCAG AGCGCCACTGTCAGTTTCAAAGAACAGTGTGGGCTCCCCCCAGTGGCCAAACTCAAGCAGTGCATCCAGAGCCTCTCGACAAGGCTGCAGAGTCCCGAGGGCACCATGGGGGCGACCATGGTGCTGAAAGAGGGCTACCCCTGTCTGGAGCCCTTGGTCAACATCTCCGAGCCTACACGCAAACTACTCACCGCCTACGACACG ATGATCACAGCTCAGAAGCAACTGATAGAAAATGCAGACGCTGTTCAGGAGAGAATTGCTCAGGTGCAGAGAGAAG GCATGGAGTTCCATGAAGATCTGTCTCGGCTCGGGGAGAAGGAGGGCCTGAAAGGACGCAAGCAGAACAAAGCGGTGGAGAGCTTCATTTGGAACATCACTGTGCTCAAG GGTCAGTGTGATCTGTTGCGAGGTGCGAAGATGGATTCCCTGGATGCCCTCAGACAGCTGGCTCTGGCCTGTGAGGCCTGTGGCCTCACCTCCTCCTGCACCACCTCTCCGTCCTCCACAGCTGAGCTCCACTACACCTCCCACCAGGTGACTGGCCACAGGGGCAGCTCACACGGCAATGGACGCATCTGA